Proteins encoded together in one Hymenobacter monticola window:
- a CDS encoding GNAT family N-acetyltransferase gives MSCFAAACPRYENGRRTNFGFYSFLNGELAGMSLLSVDSWDEKSGSTGADVFRHMRGRGVTPGSKPHLFYLAFEVLGLNRVATGHRVSNVASQRSIAKTPGFQFEGIMRESGVNDAGEFEDELLYAILRRDWLALYDKTQVRVVE, from the coding sequence ATGAGCTGTTTCGCAGCTGCCTGCCCCCGCTACGAAAACGGCCGGCGCACCAACTTCGGCTTCTATTCCTTTTTGAACGGCGAGCTGGCGGGCATGAGCCTGCTTTCGGTTGACAGTTGGGACGAAAAGTCGGGCTCGACCGGCGCCGACGTGTTCCGCCACATGCGCGGCCGGGGCGTGACGCCGGGCAGCAAGCCCCACCTGTTTTACCTGGCCTTCGAGGTGCTGGGGCTGAACCGCGTGGCCACGGGCCACCGGGTTTCCAACGTGGCCTCGCAACGCTCCATTGCGAAAACGCCGGGCTTTCAGTTTGAAGGCATCATGCGCGAGTCGGGCGTGAACGACGCGGGCGAGTTCGAGGACGAGCTGCTATACGCCATTCTGCGGCGCGACTGGCTGGCGCTTTATGACAAAACGCAGGTGCGGGTGGTGGAGTAG
- a CDS encoding LEA type 2 family protein, translated as MFHSLLNTASGRMRTLAATVALGAAGLAGLSSCGISEQVQQAKAFKGVDVRLVNVEQATLAGIDVTRVRQLSDLSTVQKAALLSGYATGSLPLRLRLNLEFRNPNDETAALNEFDYIALIDGKEVAKGRTTQRIEVPANGGVTTAPIDLNSNLREAVGDQTESSLADFALGLADGDRQPVRLTLKLKPTFITNSGRRISPGGYTTVDKEFRATDLLDGAARRDSAARRP; from the coding sequence ATGTTCCATTCTCTTCTCAATACCGCCTCCGGGCGCATGCGCACCCTAGCCGCCACCGTGGCCCTCGGCGCCGCCGGCCTCGCCGGCCTCAGCAGCTGCGGCATCAGCGAGCAGGTGCAGCAGGCCAAGGCCTTCAAGGGCGTCGATGTGCGCCTTGTGAACGTGGAGCAGGCCACGCTGGCCGGCATCGACGTGACGCGCGTGCGCCAGCTCAGCGACCTGAGCACCGTGCAGAAAGCGGCGCTGCTTTCGGGCTATGCCACCGGCAGCCTGCCGCTGCGCCTGCGCCTGAACCTGGAGTTCCGCAACCCCAACGACGAAACCGCCGCCCTCAACGAGTTCGACTACATCGCCCTCATCGACGGCAAGGAAGTGGCCAAGGGCCGCACCACCCAGCGCATCGAGGTGCCCGCCAACGGTGGCGTCACCACCGCCCCCATCGACCTGAACAGCAACCTGCGCGAGGCCGTTGGCGACCAGACCGAATCCAGCCTGGCCGATTTCGCCCTGGGCCTGGCCGATGGCGACCGCCAGCCCGTGCGCCTCACCCTGAAGCTCAAGCCCACGTTCATCACCAACAGCGGCCGCCGCATTTCGCCCGGCGGCTACACCACCGTCGACAAAGAATTCCGCGCCACCGACCTGCTCGATGGCGCCGCCCGCCGCGACTCCGCGGCTCGCCGGCCCTAG